GTCTTGGATGGCAGCAGTGCAAGGAGTCCTGTCACTCAGACCCCCGAGATCGCTTTACCCtttggagaaagaggagaagagacaaGGAGCGGGTGGCCGCGTGGCCTCCGGGGGCCGGTTCTGCAGGTGAGGAAGGCGGGGGCTCAGCAGCCGAAACTCAGGGTGGTGGCAGGAAGGCAGAAGGGGTCTCGGTCACGCGCCCGGCCCTCCCTGGGCCCTTGTGTGGCCAGGAACCCTGCcttctctctcatcctccagGGCGGCCACAGatccctccctggcctcctcctcctctgacccCTGGGAGAGCGAAGCGCCCGGGTGGCTCCAGAAATCTTTCCAATAGCAAATGAGATACAAACAACCTTTTAATATCAAGAGAGGGAATTGCTGTTGATGGCTCTTAGAATACATTCGCTCTGCCGTGCTGAGGCGTGGGGTTTCTTTTAGTTTACTTTTTTCCTCCATCTCCCTGTTCACACCTGCCTGGTGACATTCATAATTAGCAGGCGTCCGCTCCCACCAGCCGCACCACGCAACGGCGCCAGAACCCCGGCTCGCCTGTGTTCACAACCCCgcagcctcccccagccttcagtgccatctctctccctctccgatGACAAACCTCCAAGGCTGGGCTATTTGGCTTCCTCCCCATGGCTCTCAGCCTCTCTTTATGAGCTGGAGGGCACCAGGGCCCTCCATCCAAAGAATCCCCCCATGCTGCAGCCTGGCGCTCGGCCCTGGACTCCGGGGTGGGTTTCTCAGCTGggttgggtaaaaaaaaaaaacaaaccaaaaaccaaaaacctaagGCCAGTTTTAGGGTTGTGTGTCTTCCTCCTGGGTATCCAGAACCTTCCGAAAACTGGACCAGCCAGAGTTGGGGGTAGGACATCTACAAACACGTGCCCTGCATGGGGCGGGGGAGAGGTGCCCCAGAAGGCCCAGCTCCAGGGAGGTGAGCGCGGCAGCCCCGTGTCTGCTTCAGCTTTGATTGTCGGACTCCAGTTGCATTGGTTTCTCTGTCTCGAGGAGAAAGCCTGGTTAGTTCCTCCGGGCGGGTGGCTTAGGGGCGGGCAGGGAGTCCAGACGGGAGCATCAGACAAGGTGAGACACCCAGGTCTCTGCCCTCCTCGTCACCCACGTGAGGCTCTGCTCggagagaggaaactgagtcacccaggctggCTGTTAGGGCTCGCCCAGTGGCCGGAGTCCCCCCTCAGGCTCACAGCTGGTGATCGGTGGGTCCAAGGGACAGCAGAGTGAGATGCTTCTGGGAGGAAAAGCCGCTGAGAGGGGCCCCTCCCCGTGCCGGCTGCCAGCAAGGCAGATGCAGGATGGGAGGAAGGCCGTTGCCAGCACGTCTGCCTGGGCCCTTTGCACTGAGTCCAAGGGGGCAGACAGCAAACGGGGAGGACAGGACGCAAAGGGAAGCTCTGAGAAGAGAGGACGGAGCACCcctgtgtgccaggcgctgtgctgggCCTCAGTGACCCAGCACAGAGGAGCACGGGGACCTGGCATCTCGCCAGAGCAGCCGCTCACCCTGATGGCCATAAGAGAGATTTAGGGGTGGTGACAGCCGGGACCTTCCTGAAAGGACTCCCCGGACTCTGGCTTTTGGGTTttcaggtgggggtggggggtggcgtgGGTAGGTGTGGGAAAGACAGGGGCCAGGGCACCCTGTGGTCGCAAATGCCTGAGGGGCTCGCTTTGCTCGGAAGTGGGCGCCGTGTGCCCTCAGCATGGCCACCCTGCGCTCCCAGCACAAGCCGGGCATTTTAGTAACGGAGCGGGAGGGGGCAGTGACAGTGGTCTCAGAAAGCCCAGGGCCTGCCAGGCTCTCcggtggggagcagggcaggagccTCCCCCAGACTGAAGGTCGGCCCCCTGCACAGTGTCTTCAGGGGTAACAGGGGCCCCCGCAGCATCGGGGGTTTGGGGTACACCTGCACCCCCACTTACAGTGAGAAGCAGCAACGAGAGAATTTCCAAAACAAGAGagaaacaatatattaaaaatgcagaGGTGGGGGGAGTGAAGGGaagcaggggcgggggaggggggactcaAGAGCCAAGGGgatctttctgtgtttttaaagaagCAAGTGTGGATATTTCACGCAACTGCTTGGACCATTTCAAAAGAAGTGGTAAATGCTTAACAACACAGAGTGAAAAATGCCCCAGGCAGCCGTCAACCTGGCTGGGCAGGATGGAGGAAGCCAGCAGCGCTGAGTGTGCTGCGTGGGGGAAGGGAGCCCGTGGTGGGACGGCGGAGGGCGCACAGTGGGGCAGGGGCCCCCGTCTTGGAGAACAGGGCCAGGGGAGCAGCCCGGGACCAGCCGCAGTGGGTGGGTCACCCTCCAACCTCCAGGTCCAGACTCCAAGATGGAGCGAGCATGTCTGTGCTTCCTCTCCCGGTGCCTCTTGGACACTGAGGATGGGAATTTCGCAGCATCTCTGGTGGTACAAGCAGTTCTTCGACAGGGCTGGGCAGCCCGGCTACGGGATGGCCCTGACCTGGGATTTTCAGGGGACGCCGGTCATCCTGAGTAGCACAGTAAACATCTCTTGATATGTTCCTTATGGGGTCCTGGGGAATGATAAAGTAAGGATGGAAACCAGGGTCTTCTAGTCAAAGAACCAGGCCTTGGCTTAGGGAGGAAAATATCTGCCATATCCCCGTCAAGTGCTTGGATGCTCCCAGTGACGGAGAGCTCACTGTCTCATTCCTCTGCTGGCTGAGTTTCTCTTCCCTgaccttcagttttccctttccAGTTGGCCCCGCTCCCCTTCCCTGGCCGCAGGGAATGAATCACGGACCTACCCTGGGacagaaaggaagcagaaaagcGCACGGCTCTTGAGTCTTACTCTCTAAGTAACTAGACCAGCTACTTCACCTCGCTTTTCACCCCTGAAGGCAGATGGAATCTGGAAGGCAGGGGTGGAGTctctgctgggggctgggacagCTTCTGAATGACCTGTGTGGGCCATGCAGCCCACCCTGTCCCAGAGGCCCAAGCACAAGGCAGGCGACCGAGGCAGAACTGCTTTCCCTGAGCAGTGCTTGAGCCCAGGCTCTGTCCAGCCCAGCCTGTTTCTGAGCGCTCTAGCCAGTGTGATGTCAGCCCTCGCAGACCCCCAGCTCTTCCTGGGCCTGTGCAGGGGCAGCCCATGAGCCAGGCTGGAAAATCCCTGCTTTGCACATTGCCACTGGGGGCAGGTTCATAAAATGCGAAAAATCCCCCTTTCCCTTCACCTCCAAGGAGTTTAATCTCTTCTAATCAATTTAGCAGACTCGCTTGGTAGTAAACGGTAATGATTTGCATTTTTGAGCCTTTTTATCCCTCCTTAAGCAAAAAGATGCCTCCTCTGTCTGCCTTCTGGAAGGCCTGTTCAGGGCTGTGAATTGCTTGTTAGCACTCACCCTGGCGCCAATCCAGCGCCAGGCCTCTGCCCATCACCTGCACTGATCCAAgcgcagggaggggacaggggcacGCAGCATGCCCACAGCTGCCCCTGGCTGTGTTCCTGGCCCTGAGAGCAGGTCCAGTCCTTGGGGTGCGCAGGGCACTGTGCACCCCGAGACACCTCATTCCAGCAAACGCCCCAGCTCTCTCCTGGTTGCCTCCCTAGCTCCATTGCTCCCTGTCTGCCGCATCCAATTTTCCTTGTTGTATTTTTCATAAGCGCGAGGCTCAGAAGCCCCGTCCTCCTCCCTGGTGTGTTCGGCAGGAAGCAGATTTCCGAGTGGAGTGGGTTGGCTCTGGGACTTGGGCTGCcgttggtggggtgggggcgggggttgtCCTCCTCTCCTGCCTCGGCTCCAAGCAGGTGAAGGAGGGAGGCTCAGGTGTGTCCTGGGCATGCTGCCTGGCACTTCTCCAGGCCCATCAGCCACCTCAGATCCTGCAGGGATCTTCACCTGGCCTGTCCCTCCCACTCTGGGCCTCTGTCACCTGCTGTGGATCAACTAGAACCTTCCAGAATTGGTGGAAGGGAGGAGCCCTTACTTGGCCTTTGGAGCACCCAGCTTTTCTGGGTGAAGCCTGACTCCTGTCGCAGCCCACCCTCCACTTTGCAGAAGGGGAAACAGAGGCTGTGGATTTACAAAACACGCTTTCCCTGCACCTCTCTGCAAACCCTTTCTGACCCCTCCTCACTTTCTGCTCCTGGTTGGCCTCCCTGGACCCctaggggaaagaggaggagggagggagaagaggcagaaggCAGGCAAGGGCCTTGGGCTCTGGGTGGGGaagcctgcccccccaccccccagccaccaccatcttcctagctgctgtcccctcccctgccagtGTCACTCAGAGCCAGAAGGGACCAgtgccccacctcctgcccccaaccCTGGCATCCCGGCCCTGGGTGGGGAGGCCCTCTAGTCAGCCACATGGCTGCCATGTTCCTGTGGAGGTGGCCCAGGAAGCTGGAGCCAATTTAGAGAAGATGGAGGCTTCCTCGGGGAGGCcgcaggaaaagggaaggagaaaagggaagaaaagaagcttTTGATGCACATCATGTCTGCAGAATTGAGTATGActaattaatagattttattcttaGTAATCTCTTAAGCATTCCATACGTTAGGCCCCACGCCTGAGCTGAGCTTACAAGAGGCCTCATTCGCAAAATGCAAATGACTCGCCTGGCCCTGCTGCCTCCTCTCTTGCCTcgccttttcttcccccccctcttttttattttattttatttttttttttagggaaaatttaaaggaaaattgcCATGTAATAGAAAAGAGATTCTAATCACTACATCTAATTACCACGAAGGGTAAAccacttaaccaaagaagtgtcATGggctctttttataaaaaaaaacttaaaacctGCTATAAATGCCACAAAATACAGTCATCAACGCTGAGGCCAACGAGGTTGTTCTGGCTAGTTAGAGGCTGCAAGGGTCAGGTCGGCCGCCCACAGAAGGGAGATTCTAGACAGAAGTGGTagcctgggccctgggcttgTCTTCCCAGGCCCTGTGTCCTCAGGCTctgctaggggctgggggaggctgggcagcCCTGCAGCATCTCTCTCCTTGTGTTATGAGGACACTCAGAGGAGTTGGACCAGGAAGGGACAGGAGTTCAGAGTAGACCTGGCTTCAGGCCTCCTGCTTGGCTTGGGGAGCTGTGAGGCGGCAGACATTCGGCAGCTCACTCTCAGAAAGGACTCCGGGAGGATGTCTGATGCTGAGGGGAGGAAAGGTGAGAGCAGGCCCCAGGGCCCGGCTGGCGAGTCTCCACTATCCTCAGCACTTACAGGGCAGGAGGACGCCTGCAGCGAGCCCTCGGTGAGCCCCTGCCTGAGCCCCCGGGGAGCGGGAGACCCACGTGTCCTCAGGCCCAGGTGGGCCCGGGCCTGCTTTGTGCTGTAGGGGAGGGAAGCTGATCACCCAGGCCTGCAGGCCTTTCTGACCTCACTGACTCTAGGGCCACTTGCTGTTCCCCAAATGCCTTCCTAACCTCAAAGGGCATGATTTGACCTCCTCCTGGTGTGGTCAAGGGGAAAGGAGGCCCCAGAGTAAGATTGGGGGCCCAAGCATGTTGGCAGTGGGGACTTGGGGGCCGTGGCGAGGCCAGGGCCTGGGACAACAGCAGAAGGCATGGGTGGTACTGTGAGGGAGGGGACCTCACTTCTGAAACAGCAGGGACCTCGggcttctgtcccttccccctcttcctgaGCCAATGCCCTACATCTGTGCGCACCCTCCGCTCCTCCCCAAGCTGCCCGAACGGCCTGTGTCAGGGGTGCTTGAGGCCAGAGGGAGGGCGACCTTCACAGAGACATGAAATTAAGGCTTGGAATAATCTCTCTCCTGATCTCATTGTGTGAGAAAATGATTCAAATGGGCCAAAGGGTGGGGAGGCTTAGTTTCGAGCGGAGTATGTCCATGCCCTGCGCCTGTCCCTGGGCCTGGGGAGCCGGACTCTCCATTGTGGGGCGAGACCCTCCCTCCAGCCTGGCAAGGGAGGGGGCCGcacctctcctccaccccactcaCACGGCTCTTGTGACCATTCCTTTCAACCCCTGCCTCTTCACTGAAGGGGCCAGTCACATCTTTTCACGACCAGTGAGCGGCCAGCCCCTGGGCCTGTCCCGGCAGCCCCGTGACTGCTGGTCAGCATCCTCTTCCTGCCCTTGGCTTTTGTCAGTGCAGTTGAGGCCTTCTGAAACTGCCAGCGCCTGGAGCCGGACACCTCCTCGACCTCCCCTGCCCTCGGGCCAGGGTCTCTCCTCCGACATGGCTCTTCCCCAGCACAGCACCAGGGGCACGTTGACAGGTGGTGGCCCGAGCTTCCCGAGGGCCGGGGCGCGGGAGACCGCAGAACCCTGGGCACCactcctccttctctccagctTTGCTGTCATCCTTTCATTACCGTTTTAATCTCATGGCTCACCAGACCGCACTGCCAGTTGATAAATGATGGCAACCCGGGTtccgggggcagggggaggaaataAAACCTGAATTCTTCCAAGGGCCCCGGTCAGTACCCTTTTGGAGCTGGCATTTCTGGAGGTCTGGTCTTCCCTCTCCAGAGCAGAGTGCCAGGGGTGGGTGCGGCCGAGTGCTCTGCGTTCGGGGGGCTGCTGTCTCCCAGGGCTCTTCTGAGAACGTTCACGTCTTTTTCTGGGCTTTGTTTGAGCAGCCATGGAAACCATTAGGTCTAATCAgctcataaaaaaagaaaaagtccctgCACCAATTACCTGTCCCGGGAGGAAGCACAcagcacagaggaaagagaaagtcgCTGTTGAGGTGACTGCGTCTGCATCtcggggggggtggcggggggagagaCGAGCACGCCGGCCATCAAAGAACGCTTTTCTCTGTATCAGAAAAGAGTGCGGCCCAGCTCTGGCCAACCTGAGATAGGGGTCTCCCTGGCCACCCGACTGGGACAGACACACCTCCGCCTTTAGGAACAGCATTgtcccccctcccgcctcccacccccaacacgCTTTGTCTACTTACTCAATGATTTCTAGGAGAAAGCAACATTCTCGTGACTCTATTGTCTCAGGAAATTGTACGAACTGACCCAAGAAGTAGTAAGGACCGGATATGAGGCTCTATCTACCCGTCTGTATTGAGAGACACGACATAGAGATCGACAGGTAGATGGACGCACCTCTGCGTGGCTGGGAAACCACAGCTCCCCCAGGGGGCTTCCATGGAGCGTGGTGCACGGACCTGGAGAGGGTTTCGGtataggaaaaagaaagtttGCTTTTTAATCGACTACACCATTGTTCAAAGAATGCAGTGAAAGACGTGCTCTTTCTGCAAATCTGTAAGGGAAATGGTACGGGAAGAACCAGGGAAGAGGTTTCAGGACAATATCTCCATAGCAAAAAgatcttttcttccccctctcctttgtGAGGAGCCTGAAAACCTTCCATCATGTCGTTGTCACTAGCGAGGAGCCGGCAGCGAGAGCTGCGTGGGGGCTTCGCGTGTTGGCTGTTCTTTCTGACGGTTCTTTTGTGACGGCCTTGAACAGAGCACGAGGCGTACACAGACACTGTTCAGGTAGTGTCTTTCcagttcagggaaaaaaaaaacaaaaccctgaccCAACCCTTCCTGCAATATTATTTTTAGTCCTTCCCTCCCCAACTGGCATAATTTGGTATAAATTATGTCTTCAGCAACGTCAAATCCCCCTCCtaccatctcttctttaaaaaagaaaaaaatcttttttttccactgttgTGTTCTATAAAATCGTCAACCCTTCCCAAACTTTGCTTTCTGCTGGGAAAGTCATCGTGGAATTCCTTCTCCTTGCTCTATGGGATGGCAGCAGGCTGGGCAGAGCCACGTTGTCGCCAGGCCGGGGGGGCGGCGGGAGCTGGGGCGGAGGCGGCCCGTGCGGCTGGTATCATGTGTAGGTGTAGTCTACGTCGGGGATGCCGCCGTCCCGGTAGCCCCGTGTGGTGCCGTAACCGATGGTGTGCGTGCCCTTACAGAGGCTGCTGCCGTTGGAGGGGAAGATGGTGTGGACCACGTACTCCTCTTTGGCGCGGTAAGGGTTGATGGGCAACATTTGGAGCCCGGGGCCTCGGATTTCCAGGATGGAGTTATCCTTCTTGGTCCCAGACTCCATGTAGTCGTCCTTTTTCCGGCTGCCCCGATTGTACGCCCGGTCCCGGGTCAGCAGCTCACCCGCCCGGTGCACGTACCAGCAGATGGCCCCCAGGACCAGGAAGAGGAAGACGAGGGCCACGGCACCACCGATGATGCCCGCCAGGGGCAGGCCCCCCATGGGGTCTGCGTTCTGCTCCTGGTTAAGCGTGGTGGTGGGGCCGTAGCTGTCTGCCGTCTCGGCCTTGGCGCACACGGGCGTCTCGTCAGCCACGTAAGTGTTGCCGGTCTCCATGGTGACCATGCAGATGATATAGGTGGACTTGGGCTCCAGAGCCGTCAGCAGGTACTCCGTCTTGTCCCCCTGCACCAGTGTCTCCGTGATGGAGCCCACGGCTGGGCTGTGGCCCAGGCGTAGCCAGCTGAGCCGGAAAGAGGAGGCGGGGAGCGTGGCCTTCCATGTGATGCGGATGGAGTCCGCCGTCAGGGGCTTCACGTGGATGACCAGGGTCTTGGTGCCATCGCCCGTGGCCATGGGGTAGTCGAGGCTGGAGTCGGGGAGGCGCAGCCCCGGCCTCTTGGCCTTGAGGGTGAAGAGTGAGCCCTGGGGTGTGGTGGCGGAGGCGTGGTTGCTGGCCGTGGTCTTGGCAGCAGCATCGGCCGCGCCTCCCTGTGAGCCCGTCTCGAAGCACTCGTCCATCTCGCTGGTGATGTCCTTGATGGCCATGCCCCGGACCTTCTCGGGGCCCTGGCACATGAGGCCCCGCACGTTGACCACGGCCGCCCGCGCCTTCACCCAGTCACGCAGCCACATGAGGTTACAGCCGCAGAACCAGGGGTTGTTGCGCAGCAGGAGCTGGGCCAGGTTCTCCAGGTCGTCGAACAGACCGCGGGGCAGCGTGGTGAGGTTGTTGTTGGACAGGTCCAGGCGCTCTAGTTCGCGCATCTTGGCCAGCGTGTTGTAGGGGATGTGGCTGATGGCGTTGTCCTGCAGGTACAGCTTCTGCAGGTGGGCGCTGGGCAGGTTGAGGGGCGGGGCGGCCAGGGAGTTGCGCACCAGCGAGAGCTCGGTGAGGTTCTGCAGGCGGCTGAACGTGTCGTCGGCGATGCGCTGGTTGGCCAGCAGGTTGCCGTCGAGCACCAGGCGCCGGAGGCTGTTGAGGCCCTTGAAGGCATGCAGCGGGATGGTGGAGATGCGGTTGTCGTCCAGCCGCAGCTCCTCCAGCGTGCGGGGCAGCCCCGAGGGGATGCTGCTCAGGTGGTTCCGGCTCAGGAAGAGCAGCTTGAGCTGCTTGCTGTCGGCAAAGGCGTCCTCCTCGATGCTGACAGTGGACACGGAGTTGTCGTCCAGGTGCAGCTTCTCCAGCAGCGGGATGCGGGCCAGCGAGTCCCTGGCGATGGTGCGCACGTTGTTGTCCTGCAGGTGTAGCTCCCGCAGGGAGCGGGGCAGGTTGACTGGGAACTCGTCCAGGTCGTTCTCGTACAGGTAGATGACCTGCACATTGACCTTGGTCTTGAGGTCCTGGGGGATGCCGGCGTTGTTGATCCGGTTGTTCTGCAGGTAGAGGGTGGTGGCATCGTCAGGGATGTCAGCGGGGATGGAAGTGAGTCCCCGGTCGTTGCAGTAGATGAAGGTGTTGTCACAGCGGCATACCGAGGGACAGGTGGTGCTGTCGATGACCTCTGTCAGGAAGGCGATGAGCCCGTAGCAGAGGAAAAGCCAGTCCCGCAGGTCCATGGTGGCCGTGGTCATCACGACGGTGGCCGTGACGGTGGCAGCGGgtgtggtggtggcggcggcggtggGGTGTGCCACCACCATGGTGGATGGCTGGGGGCGCCAGGCCCCGCCTGATTCGGAGCCTCAACACCTGCAAGGAGCATAAGACATGTGCGGTGAGAGCAAGTCCTGGCGCCCACCCGCCTGCCGCCGCAGGGTCGCCACGGGGTCGCCGCGGGGCAGAGGTCAAGCCTCGAGGCGCACGCCCCACGGCCCTTCCTGGGCCAGCCTGACTTCACGGGCGATCCCTCGGGCCGAGGTCAGACTCTAACGACATCTGGCTAACGTGAAATCTCATCAGGAGCAAAGATGTCTGTGAATTAGGCGGCCGCAGTCGGCCTTCCCGGACGGTGATTTCGAGCCGCGGGTGAGGTTTATTTAGCGAGAGCCATGCCGCGGTTTGTTTCTTCTTTCGAGACTTCACCCTAAGCCAGTCTTTATGGCTAATGCTAAAGGTGGCTGGTCAGTGCTGATGGGATGGatttaaggtgtgttttatggatTCAGAGCCACCATTTCTCACGGGAACGGAAACTCGCATCTCTATGTGGCTCGTACCCAGGGTCTGAAGGAGAAGCTCGTTTCTGTGAGGGCTGTGAGCTCACAAGGggctggggtggagtgggggggtCAGTAGAACCCGCAGAAAAGAAGCCGCCGGGTTGCCACTGGTGAGCAGTGGAGGGCGAGGAGCTTCATTGTCTGGTGTTAAAACATGTCCCATTTGTCACTCATGCATTTTCTAGACAGAAAATGAGGTGCCAACGGGATCACTTTCTTGTGTATTTACAGAAAACCCTTTATATCCGAGGTACTCTCCCTAGCTCCTCATTCCATGTCGTGTGGGAGATTATTCTACACCTTACCCCCTTCCCAAATCACGAAACTTTcagctattttgaaaaaaaaaattttatctgttttcttgcATTTGAAGAAATGACACgaatgaaaggagggaggggTCCACACTGAGGGAATCAGCTGCAAGGTGTAATTTCGGttttcacaaatggaaaaattgCAGCGTAGATTTTTCTCCTATTATTTTGCTGTTCATAGTGgtaaaaaatcaattaaagagAAATGATCTTTCAAGCTCAGTTGGGGAGGTGTCTTCATGCAGCCAGCAAAGGTCTGCCATGTAACTCTAGGTTCACAAAGGCTTTTCAACGGTGGGACACAATCATTGCCTCCCCGAATCTGAGCTGAGGCCCCAGCCTGAAGCCAGCCCAGCCCGGTGTGCAGAGCAGAATTGGGATCTGGTCACTGAACGAGTCAGTGGGGACCTCACTCTCAGGCCCTGGGGACTGAGCATCTCCATTTCTCAACCAATGTCAAATCTTCTCCCTTGTCTGTCCCTCTCTATCCTGGAACTGCTCCCCTCCATCTAGCAAACTGCTCTTCACATGTCCCCTCCTCTGCTAGtcttccacccacccatccacccatccatgcaTCTGTCTATCTAGCCGTCCAGCAGATCTTTGTGGAGCACCCCCCACGTGCCAGCCCATGTTCTAGCCATTTGGGATCCCATTCTGGTGGGATAGTAGCTCACACTATGATGCTCCTAGAGCTTCATGAGCATTTAAGTCATTTAACCCTTCTAGCAAACCTGATGTCAATGCCCTTCTTCTTCCCActtaacagaagagaaaactgcgGCTCCGAGGCATTAATGCACTTGACACTTGAGGAGTGGTGGGGAGGCCAGAACCTTGGCCACTAGGCTCGTGGTGCCCCATTTCATGCCCATCTTTGTGGGCTGTGGGTTGCACTGTTGGGTGGTTAGTGTTTTAATGTCCCCGACTAAATTTTAGGTACTCAAGGGCAGGGACCGTGGGCTGTGGAGGCCTGGGGTGGCTTAGCATCAGCGACCACCCAAGGTGCTTCGCAAGGCAGGAATGCCTCCAGTCACTCCCCTCTACATACTCATACCCCAT
Above is a genomic segment from Halichoerus grypus chromosome 11, mHalGry1.hap1.1, whole genome shotgun sequence containing:
- the FLRT1 gene encoding leucine-rich repeat transmembrane protein FLRT1, which translates into the protein MVVAHPTAAATTTPAATVTATVVMTTATMDLRDWLFLCYGLIAFLTEVIDSTTCPSVCRCDNTFIYCNDRGLTSIPADIPDDATTLYLQNNRINNAGIPQDLKTKVNVQVIYLYENDLDEFPVNLPRSLRELHLQDNNVRTIARDSLARIPLLEKLHLDDNSVSTVSIEEDAFADSKQLKLLFLSRNHLSSIPSGLPRTLEELRLDDNRISTIPLHAFKGLNSLRRLVLDGNLLANQRIADDTFSRLQNLTELSLVRNSLAAPPLNLPSAHLQKLYLQDNAISHIPYNTLAKMRELERLDLSNNNLTTLPRGLFDDLENLAQLLLRNNPWFCGCNLMWLRDWVKARAAVVNVRGLMCQGPEKVRGMAIKDITSEMDECFETGSQGGAADAAAKTTASNHASATTPQGSLFTLKAKRPGLRLPDSSLDYPMATGDGTKTLVIHVKPLTADSIRITWKATLPASSFRLSWLRLGHSPAVGSITETLVQGDKTEYLLTALEPKSTYIICMVTMETGNTYVADETPVCAKAETADSYGPTTTLNQEQNADPMGGLPLAGIIGGAVALVFLFLVLGAICWYVHRAGELLTRDRAYNRGSRKKDDYMESGTKKDNSILEIRGPGLQMLPINPYRAKEEYVVHTIFPSNGSSLCKGTHTIGYGTTRGYRDGGIPDVDYTYT